In Nocardia asteroides, a single genomic region encodes these proteins:
- a CDS encoding LysR family transcriptional regulator → MADPLDLVHLRTLVAIADTGGFRRAADALHLSQPTVSQHVRLLERRLKRRLVQKEGRGSRFTTDGERFVGEARALLAAHDRLLDRFVPADPDRITIGSTEHAGDGLLPELLGVLRAAYPGVYLRFRIDRSTSLTDSVTKGALDLAVVLGGNSEPTGAEVGELALRWVAAPGWQAAASGGQIPLVAFEEPCGLRRRAVHRLAEQGHSVSVTAESGTLDGVLAAAQAGLGVALLPFHGAVPHGLAEVTGFPAMGTIDVRLVTRRGLGPDIELTAIETITAHYRSITGRRLRGAA, encoded by the coding sequence ATGGCGGACCCGCTGGATCTGGTGCATCTGAGAACACTCGTCGCGATCGCCGACACCGGAGGATTCCGGCGAGCGGCGGACGCACTGCACCTGAGCCAGCCGACGGTCAGCCAGCACGTCCGGCTGCTGGAGCGCAGGCTCAAGCGCAGGCTCGTGCAGAAGGAGGGGCGCGGCTCCCGGTTCACCACCGACGGTGAGCGTTTCGTCGGCGAGGCGCGCGCGCTGCTGGCCGCGCACGACCGGCTGCTCGACCGGTTCGTCCCGGCGGATCCGGACCGGATCACCATCGGCTCCACCGAGCACGCGGGCGACGGCCTGCTGCCGGAGCTGCTCGGTGTGCTGCGCGCCGCGTACCCCGGTGTCTACCTGCGCTTCCGCATCGACCGCTCGACCAGCCTCACCGATTCGGTGACCAAGGGCGCGCTGGACCTGGCGGTGGTGCTCGGCGGCAACAGCGAGCCGACCGGCGCCGAGGTGGGCGAGCTGGCGCTGCGCTGGGTGGCGGCGCCGGGCTGGCAGGCCGCGGCGAGCGGCGGGCAGATTCCGCTGGTGGCGTTCGAGGAGCCGTGCGGGCTGCGCAGGCGCGCAGTGCACCGGCTGGCCGAGCAGGGGCACAGCGTGAGCGTGACGGCCGAGTCGGGCACGCTGGACGGGGTGCTCGCCGCCGCGCAGGCCGGGCTCGGCGTCGCGCTGCTCCCCTTCCACGGCGCGGTGCCACACGGGCTGGCCGAGGTGACCGGGTTCCCGGCCATGGGCACCATCGACGTCCGGCTGGTCACCCGCCGCGGCCTCGGCCCCGATATCGAGCTGACCGCGATCGAGACCATCACCGCGCACTACCGCTCGATCACCGGCCGGCGGCTGCGGGGTGCGGCGTGA
- a CDS encoding cupin domain-containing protein has translation MSAPDWRNDGVRVIKADQLDTNTPQTPGMSRAAAIDAARAGAQRIWAGTVVIHPDAKTGAHHHGELESVIYVLRGRARMRWGERLEFVAEAGAGDFIFVPPFVPHQEINASTDEPLECVLVRSGGAAVVVNLDIEPVEKPDTVHWVDPIHRHP, from the coding sequence GTGAGCGCACCGGACTGGCGGAACGACGGGGTCCGCGTGATCAAGGCGGACCAGCTCGACACGAACACCCCGCAGACGCCGGGGATGAGCCGGGCCGCGGCCATCGACGCGGCCAGGGCGGGGGCGCAACGGATCTGGGCGGGAACGGTGGTGATCCACCCGGACGCCAAGACCGGCGCGCACCACCACGGCGAGCTGGAGAGCGTGATCTACGTGCTGCGCGGGCGAGCCCGGATGCGCTGGGGCGAGCGGCTGGAGTTCGTGGCCGAGGCCGGTGCAGGCGATTTCATCTTCGTGCCGCCGTTCGTGCCGCACCAGGAGATCAACGCAAGCACCGACGAGCCGCTGGAGTGCGTGCTCGTCCGCAGCGGCGGCGCGGCGGTGGTGGTGAACCTGGACATCGAGCCGGTGGAGAAGCCGGACACGGTGCACTGGGTCGACCCCATCCACCGCCACCCCTGA
- a CDS encoding FAS1-like dehydratase domain-containing protein gives MRNTATRRVPAPEHRIDGHRYRATAQVEVTAHAVRQFARAVRDFHPAHSSAAAAAELGYPALIAPPTFSSIVLGRVQREILDIVGSGSESARILHADQVIDIGRPLFAGDLLGCDIYFESFRQFADYDVMAIRSALTAADGTVVQTGSAALLARTGERESVLGEVARRITRRGYAAVDGPAPEAPLPARAPWPTVRFDELAVGTEIPPGSLLLAHEDLARFAAATGEPVRADAGGTAPGMLQLGLASGYVSNWLGDPGAVTRIHAQFGSVTHYLRIPAAGAVAVTLRARVDQLDPRERRATLAIDLRSGGRPLFGYAAAEVRFP, from the coding sequence ATGCGCAACACCGCTACCCGCCGGGTTCCCGCGCCGGAGCACCGGATCGACGGGCACCGCTACCGGGCGACGGCCCAGGTCGAGGTCACCGCGCACGCCGTCCGGCAATTCGCCCGCGCGGTCCGCGATTTCCATCCGGCGCACTCCAGCGCGGCGGCCGCCGCCGAACTCGGGTATCCGGCGCTCATCGCACCGCCCACCTTCAGTTCGATCGTGCTCGGGCGGGTGCAGCGGGAAATCCTCGACATCGTCGGCTCCGGTTCGGAGAGCGCCCGCATTCTGCACGCCGACCAGGTGATCGATATCGGACGGCCGCTCTTCGCCGGTGATCTGCTCGGCTGCGACATCTACTTCGAATCGTTCCGGCAGTTCGCCGACTACGACGTCATGGCGATTCGCAGTGCGCTCACCGCCGCCGACGGGACCGTGGTGCAGACCGGGTCGGCGGCGCTACTCGCGCGCACCGGTGAGCGGGAGTCGGTGCTCGGCGAGGTCGCGCGGCGCATCACGCGGCGCGGTTACGCGGCGGTCGACGGGCCTGCTCCGGAGGCCCCGCTCCCCGCGCGGGCGCCGTGGCCGACCGTGCGCTTCGATGAGCTCGCGGTCGGTACCGAGATTCCGCCCGGCTCGCTGCTGCTCGCGCACGAGGATCTGGCTCGGTTCGCCGCCGCCACCGGCGAGCCGGTTCGGGCCGATGCGGGCGGTACCGCTCCCGGCATGCTGCAGCTCGGGCTGGCGTCCGGGTACGTGAGCAATTGGCTCGGTGACCCGGGTGCCGTCACCCGGATCCATGCCCAGTTCGGCAGTGTCACGCACTATCTGCGCATCCCCGCCGCGGGCGCGGTGGCGGTGACGCTGCGCGCCCGGGTCGACCAGCTGGATCCGCGCGAGCGCCGCGCCACGCTCGCCATCGACCTGCGCTCCGGCGGGCGGCCCCTCTTCGGCTACGCCGCCGCCGAGGTCCGCTTTCCCTGA
- a CDS encoding alpha/beta hydrolase has protein sequence MFGPSRPRRTTGARALRALAVAVVAAALTAGPPVPAGATPDAPAITGRWAKDDRTVQLRVYSAAMRQDIMVDVLRPAAPETPRPVLYLLNGGGGGQDSATWQRQTDVVSGFLATKDVYVVQPVGGRWSYYTDWRAPDPKLGLNRWKTFLTEELPPLVDAEFATTGANALAGLSTSGTSVLQLPIAAPGLYGAVAAYSGCAQISDPLGQEFVKLAVETWGGGDTDNMYGPAGDPAWAANDPYVHADRLRGLELFVSTGSGVPGHYDVFNGAHMQPGPRGYLNQLVLGGVIEAAVNVCTQNLRQRLDGLGIPATYDFQPTGTHSWGYWQDALKASWPVLARGMGVPE, from the coding sequence ATGTTCGGCCCGAGCCGACCCCGCCGCACCACCGGAGCCCGCGCCCTGCGCGCCCTCGCGGTCGCCGTTGTCGCCGCCGCGCTCACCGCGGGGCCGCCGGTGCCCGCGGGCGCCACACCGGACGCCCCCGCGATCACCGGCCGCTGGGCCAAGGACGACCGCACGGTGCAGCTGCGCGTCTACTCGGCCGCCATGCGCCAGGACATCATGGTCGACGTGCTCCGCCCGGCCGCCCCCGAAACACCTCGCCCGGTGCTGTACCTGCTCAACGGCGGTGGCGGCGGCCAGGACTCGGCCACCTGGCAGCGCCAGACCGACGTCGTCTCCGGCTTCCTCGCCACCAAGGACGTCTACGTGGTGCAGCCGGTCGGTGGCCGCTGGAGCTACTACACCGACTGGCGCGCCCCCGACCCGAAACTGGGGCTCAACCGGTGGAAGACCTTCCTGACCGAGGAGCTGCCGCCGCTCGTCGACGCCGAGTTCGCCACCACCGGCGCCAACGCCCTCGCCGGGCTCTCCACCTCCGGCACCTCGGTGCTGCAGCTGCCGATCGCCGCGCCCGGGCTCTACGGCGCGGTCGCCGCGTACAGCGGGTGCGCGCAGATCAGCGACCCGCTCGGGCAGGAGTTCGTCAAACTCGCGGTGGAGACCTGGGGCGGCGGCGACACCGACAACATGTACGGCCCGGCCGGCGACCCCGCCTGGGCGGCCAACGACCCGTACGTGCACGCCGACCGGCTGCGCGGGCTCGAGCTCTTCGTCTCCACCGGCAGCGGCGTGCCGGGGCATTACGACGTCTTCAACGGCGCGCACATGCAGCCCGGCCCGCGCGGCTACCTGAACCAGCTGGTGCTCGGCGGCGTCATCGAGGCGGCGGTGAACGTCTGCACGCAGAACCTGCGCCAGCGCCTGGACGGGCTCGGCATCCCGGCCACCTACGACTTCCAGCCCACCGGCACCCACTCCTGGGGCTACTGGCAGGACGCGCTGAAGGCATCCTGGCCGGTGCTGGCGCGCGGGATGGGCGTGCCGGAGTAG